The Perca fluviatilis chromosome 3, GENO_Pfluv_1.0, whole genome shotgun sequence nucleotide sequence TGTACAGTCGAATTGTCCCGTTTTACAGAAGTTACAGGAATTGATTAACCCGAAGTGCCaaatggtttgttacacagagcCATCTGAGAAGCCGACATTAGAAACTGTTAGAAAAGGGGCAGGCACTCTCAAGTAATACTTGGCAAGTGATTGGTCAAACCATCTGTCTAATCAAACTCTTGACAAAGTCGGTCAGGAGAAGAGTGAAAACGTCTTTTCCATCGAGAAAAGCCTCGATGGAATTGTGCAttctttgctcttctttcaatgaagaacTAATCTCCAGTTCTGACACAACTGATGCTATTGCAGCATCTACGCTAACTTCATTGTGTCGTCACATATACCTAAACCACGCCGTGTCAGCTGCCGTGCAATGTGAAGAAATAATCGACTGCAGCCTGATTCCTGCATGGTAAAGATGTTTATTGATCTGATAAGCATTTTGTTTGAAGCACAGTGACGCTCCATACCACAATACCAAACTGTCATATTAACACCTGACCCAGGTGACCTAGTTACGGTGACCTCCATCTCTAAAAGTAGTGACTAAAAACTCTATTCAAGTttgatttctgttttgttttgattcTGTGTGTGCCAAGGAGGTCAGGGACGGAATCttatgcaaaacattgcttTCACACACCAACCATCACATTGCTGTCGTGGTGCCAAAGTGGAAGAAAAGACCTACACTTACTGTGTAAAACACCTAAAACTAACGAGATGTTTCCTTCTTAAATCTTTCTGGATATTAACCAGTTTTAAAAACAGATGATTCATGTAGCTATTCATCAGGTGATTCACAGTGATACTGTTATAGTgagactttttttgttttgtttgtttaatgtgtGTGCAAATGGAAAAGGAAATTGTGGACCCACCCTCCCTTAATGTGTCTCATTTTAAATATGCATGATGTTTTCACATCATACATCTTCCATTTCATCCTGCCATCATTTGAAAAACTAAAATGCGCTGCTCTGTTCTTTTGTCCTCGTTTGCTCAACGCCCTCCTTCCATGCCAGATTTGGCGTGTACGTCCCGCTTTGCTGTTTCCATCAGGAGGGAGGGAAAAGCCAAACGGCACCGGCGGACTGCGATTACCCCGCCAACCACCAGCAGACCGACCTAACAGAGACCCCAATCTTTCGACCGCGAGACTTCCTCTTCCTGTTGCGTGAGAACCTGAGGGAGCAATTTTCCAGCCCCCCGCACATGCCTACGCACACCtgcccaccacacacacactcccacacaccgGAGTTGATTCGAGCAgaagtggaggagctgaagagcGACTTCAACCGGCGGATCAAGGAAGTGCTTTTCAACTCGCTGTTCAGTGCTTACTATGTAGCCTTTCTGCCGCTCTGCTTCGTTAAGGTTGGTATCGAGCTGTCGtttcatttgcatttttatttcattgatttattttattgttgtgtCATGACATCATTACCCCTCATGTTGCgtacagttgtgtgtgtgttttctttttaaggtAAATTTAGCCATCCTTTCACTTTACTCTAATAGAGCACCCAGTACTATGACATGCGCTGGTCATGTGAGCATCTGATCATGGTGTGGATCAATGCGTTTGTGATGCTGATGAGTCAGCTGCTGCCCCCCAGCTACTGCGACCTGCTTCACCGCTCTGCGGCTCACCTGGGCCGCTGGCAGAAACTGGAGCACGGCTCATACAGCAACGCACCTCAGCATGTGTGAGTGCCACTTTGTGCACACACtagtacacacacgcacacagacacatagaggtTTAAAAATGACTGTTAATGGTTTGTGATGTAACTGTGATGTTGCTATGTTTTGCAGGTGGTCAGAAAGTACCATTTGGCCTCAGGGGGTGTTGGTACGACACAGTCGATCTCTTTATAAGGCGGTCGGAACCTATAATGTCGCTCTGCCCTCTGATGTCTCCCATGCAAGGTTTTATGTGAGTATCTGGACTTTAGATCATACTGACAGTGGATGTAACTTGTACATAATTCATTGTGATGAGGGTGGACGAAATAATTACAGCTTTACAATAtaatacaacaatacaacaaactACACAGTTGTAGAATTGGTTTCCTGCAACCTATGCAAGCATAAAATGCACCACCTCACTTGAAATAAACACCACCCTTGCCAACTTCAGCAGAAATTATACTCTTATCACATAGCCACATATTTAACGAGTTAAGCTGATTTATACTTGTGTgttaaaggagacctattatatacacttttcaggttcatacttgtattttgtgtttctactagaacatgtttgcatgctttaatgtaaaaaacaaacaaacaaaaaacttatTTCTCTCATACTtaccatggctgctgcacctgtattcaccctctgtctgagacACTCTGTTGGAGTGTCCgcctctttaagcccccctctcGAAAAAGCCCAGTCAGCATTTCCCAATCTCCGGGTCTCTGCATCTGTTCTCTGCTATTGCTGCCTCTGTACAGCCCGTGGAGACTGACTGCAACAGAGTATATAGCAGGAATGTGACCCAAAATCGGAGAGAAATTAACATCAGAAGCCATGATTACAGGTTTCCCGTTAGCAGGTAGCTACAAATGACAGGGTATGTAATGAGCCTGCCTGGAGATGACCATATATAGACAACCGGCTCTGTATGACATGGTAcggaaaaaactgttgaaaccggagcGTTCAGAAGAGCGGTAAATCTGAGGTTTTTGACTCGCAGGGATTGCTTTTACATACGTTTACCTAATTATTTGAAGATTTGGCTACATTTAATGTGAACATCCGACATTGTAACATCATAGATATGACCGCAAGCATAATAGGTCTTCTTTAAGGGCTTATGCTCTACCTGTGGCAGCTGCATGTGTAGGCTAGCTCAGAGGCAACACCGTTTTTTGACGTGTGCCTCCTAAAAAGTGTAACTACAGGTCAGGCAACAGCGGCCATGCAGATACCATGTGTGATTGGTCAGCTTGGGCTGATTGTGTTTCTCATACAATTACATACATTCTGTTGTCTTAGAGATTGTTTTTCACCAACAAACCTTTAACAAAGGCATCCCCACTGCAAACCCTCTCTGCTCACCGAACCCCCGCTCTCCATCACAGTTAATGAAACCTCGTAAATACGGCGACAGCACGTAATAGTCTCTATTGTCACAAAGTGAATGAAACCATGTAATCATAGTTAATGCAAGTGTTTTATTGCACGTTTTATTGTCTCCACCCCCTGcatattaaatatttatatcTTTGACCTTATATATACACTCTGTAATGTCTTCTCTAATCTTTTCTTCCTGTCTGTTGGTCTTCCAGTTCCTGTTCCACAAGCCATTGCGGATCCTGAACCTGCTGATCTGGATCGAGTCCAGTGTGGTTTTGTACCAGTTATACTCTCTGCTGCGCTCTGAGCGCTGGAACCACACTTTGTCTCTGGGCCTTATTCTCTTCTGCAACTACTATGTCCTTTTTAAACTGCTCCGAGACCGTATTGTGCTGGGCAAAGCCTACTCTTACCCTCTGTCCTCCAACAGTTTGGGGCTCAAGTCGCAGTAAAAGGCTCGGCACAGTGAGACCTCACCTACAAACTCTGGATGTGGAGGTCTGGTAAAGTGGAGGACCGGAGGGTTGATCAGCGCTCACGCTTGGAGGTTAAGGGACAGACTGTGAACTCATAATCTTGTTTTGATACGGTTCTATTTTTAATGCAATGTTTATATATACCtatttaaaagaatatttttattttgtatactaTTTCGAGTTACGCCGGGCATTACCACGCTGAAGACATTAGCATGTTGTGTTATGCTGTTGACAGGGAAGTCATGGAATGCCAGGAGGTGACTTTCACCAAAGATATTTTAAGTGCCGGTGGCCAATCACAGTTTGAACTTGGCCTCCGAAAGTTGGTTAAACCAGACGAGCGATTCAGAGCAGTGGAAAGGATTGTATCTGAGATGCTGAATCCTGATTGGGCTGTTCTGTTCAACCCTGAGGCTCTTGGAGCTTCTATCTAGAACCAGTTAAACTGATGCAGCTCTTTGGGGTAATGTTAGCAGGACGGAAACACTGTCACTGCTCTCAACATCTTCACCAGGAAGAATAGCTTTTAGCTTATGCtgaagctaatggggatccaaatgaaacaaacaaacaaaagccaCGATTTCACTGGTGATTTTAGAGCAAAACTTCAACATTTTAGGAATATACTGGTGGAGAGTCTGTTTATTAAATATGATGCCACAACATGCAGGTGGTTAGCTGAAtgttagcacaaagactggaaacagctagcctggttctgtccAACATTACAAagtctgcctaccagcacctctaaaactAACTAATTATAACTCTGTTTcctaaaaacaaatttaaagattgaagtgtaaaaacataattttgttGAGGTGGTTATGTGCcggacaatatttttttttttgtggctcaGTGCAGTTGCCAAGCACGATAAGTTGATCTGACCAAGAAATGGTATGGCATATTACCCCCTGTAACACAGCAAATTGTCACACATATTTTTACTGCTGCCTGCAGTAGCTTCCACCCGTGGAATAAAACTTTCCTACAAACTGACTTGAGATCAGTCTGTAGGAAAAACACCTTAGGAACTCTCTTATCCACTGCCTCTGCAGAGAATGCTGTTTTCTTCCTCATTCACTTTTGTTACCGTTTTTTTGCTATCGGTATCTGCTTGTTTCGCATCAGGGCAGTTACAGCACCAGTCTTTACAAACCTACACCAGAATAAAAACAAGTGAGAGGGGACTGAAATTTGGCATCTTTAAACTTaaaggacacaaaaaaaaaattaaacaaaaaaaaaaagcttgaccCTAGCTGTTTTCATCTTGTCATACAGCCCTGCCTGCCCTGGTTGTTACTTAACAACCGTAACGTTTGAAGGGCTGCTGCTGTAACCAGGTGATAATTAAAGTCAACTTACTGATGTCTGACCACACTTTGACATGCTAAAAATGTTCTTGCTATGATGTAGCGTATGACTCATTTGTGTTTTCTAAGGTGATCCCATCAATGGTTATTTTGTTcaattttggtgcctaaatgcTTAAACCATAATGCTAGTAAGGGCCTTACCACATCCGGTCCATCTCTTTAGGGATTGGCTGTAGATGACAACAAATGTGACTAATAATAAATATGTCTGTTGGTACGTCCCAGAACCTAACCCTTCTCCCACTGGAAATGTATCATTGCCGTcacactcttatgtagatatgACAGCAGAGGATGTATTAATAGTGACATCTTCATCAGTGATGAATGCAGATCAAAGGCTGGAGGGCAAagactatgggccctattttaacgatctaagcgcacggcatgaagcgcatggcgcaggtgcgtttagggagTGTCCAAAttcacttttgctagtttgacggcggaaaaaagggtccgtgcgccgtacttggtgtcttcattaattcataagtgtgttttgggggtaaaatgcaataaaccaatccgtgtcctctcccattccctttaaaagccaggcgtgtttgtatcttggcgcattgctattatgatggcagatttgcatcgaaatattttgtgtgtgtgtaacaagcatagtatGCACGTTTTACTAATTTgcagttaaaataacaatgaaatgctgtagaccaggtttttgtcaGTCagtggcgcgatcacttcccgctgcctcaagatagcaatacgccaagaattcacctgaacacacctccctgtaagaccagcacgcccatgggcgcaaaggtgggcgcaggtgcattggCTGTTTAAaagacgtgggcgctggacgagaaattgacaactgcgtcggtcttaaactagcaaagacacttgcgtcgggctttgcgctgcgccatGCCGGTTACAAGATAGGGCCCTGTATGTGTCACCTCATTACCAGTTTGTTTTCTCAGTTACCAGAATGGTGTTACGAACTGGTTGCCTTGCATGTTGCCTTTCTGTTTAGTCACACCTGGCAAATATTCACTTGCTCTCAAGCGGGTTCCTCTTTATGAGCCTCCTTTCCTTCACTGGCTCCAACCTGCAGTTGGTGCATAACTTCGGGCAGTATTAAAGATTAGCGTCAGAGCATGATTGACTGTTCAGTATTCAGATAAAAAGCCTTTTCTGTTGATTTTGATCAGTAGATTCAAGTCGGAATAGAAAATCAGAGGATCATTATTTCATGTGGTCGTGAGCTTCAGTCAACTTTGATGTTGAGTGTAAATGAGGTGGAGAAAACTGCTTTTGAGATGAACCAGTGTGTGCATCTGGATCGCTGGTGAGAAATCTTTTGATTATACATACATGCCATACACGTGCTCATTGGTCAGCTTTGTCTCCTTGGTGCTTCGGTTTTGCCCGTGGTCATTTCCGCTTGAATGTTGAATGATCCTTCAACTGAATGTTGCTGTTGACTTGACATGTCTTTAAAGTTGGTAGCCTCTAATTGAGCACCATcactgaatctttttttttttttaacgggtGTACTTGTATGTCACCTTTTAACTCAGCCTTATCTCAATAACACAGAGTAGACATTTCAGATGTCCTTTAAATCCTGCTCTGTCAGTTTTTACATGAGTGTTGAGTCATCCTCAAGTGACACACATTCAGTCTCCTCtctttgttttggtgaaacCCATACGATCACAGCTGAAGAAGAGCAATGAGATTTGGAAAGATTTTATGTTCAATCACCTGTTGACCACATTGCCCCGAAGTGTACTTGATCGTCCTCTAACCTAGCCTACATGAAATTTGAAGACAAGTTTTATGTAAAATTGTTGGTAATGATGTTGATCTGTTCTTCGTTACTtataaaaaagtgtaaaattgAGTCGCAGAGTGTGTTTTCTATGTGCCATATCCCAGTATGCAGTGTCAGACTCCTGGTTGAACCAGTTGTTGAATGTGTTGCTGCTGGAGAAGTCATTAGAGCCTGGTCCTCATATTTCAGCTTCTTACGCTGTTCAGTTTCCCCACAACATTTCTGAGAATGCCTTTTAAcatctgaaataaaacaaatggtgTTTAAACAAAGATTGTGTTGTGTTAGGGATATGTTGTATTAAACAGACGGAGAATCagaaaatcagaatcagaaaagaatttattgccaagtaagtaacacttactAGGAATTTGCCTTGTtatttggtgcatacataaaaagACAAGTGTGACTCGGTTGCTTATTTCTAATCACATTTTTCATTGCGTTTCGCCACAGTCTTCAGTTTTTCAAACCCAAATAATGCAATTTCACAAATGTTAAACAGGGAGAAATTAAAAAGTGCATATTTAGTCCTGGGCTATATAGTCTGCATGATGTTGGACACCTGCAATGTTTTATCTTTGCCGCCAGAGGGAGCTAAGCATTAAAGTACAACACTCAACAAAATGTGCTTCTTATAACAAGTAATCCGCAGCCTTGGCATCTGCAGTCATTTAATATCCTTCTGTATAACAAGTTAAATGCTCATTGAAAGCACAGGTTATTTAGCTGAGAGAGTACACCAGGTAGAGAACTAGTGTGTCCACTGAGAGAATATATGATAGTTTGGAGTGAAACTGCACCTTTGGTTGCTGACTCATACATTCATCCACAAAAATAATTCTCAATAGAATAACAAGAGTTTTAACAGTGCAATCTTTAGTATTAGCACAATAAAAAGGCCCGAATGTATGTTGAAACCATTTTCCCAGTCCTGCTCCATCTGAGGGCCTGTTTTACATTAGTCCATGTTCAGATCTGAGGATGTTCCAGATAACTTTGTTATCTAGACAAATGTGCCGAGAACCAGATAAGCCTGCATTTATTCCGCAAAACCACATGACCTTTCcccagtaataaaaaaaaaaaactaagcatAAATGATATGAACACGCCCTGTTTACATAGTGTCAATAGTGGATTTGCATCTGTCAGGTCTGTATTTACAGTAATGGTATTGGCGTCTGAGAATGGGGGCAACAAacaacatgttgatgtttataTTGATGTTACATCAGCGCTACAAGTGGTGGGGTAAATATGTGAATTATGTGCGAGGATGTAGCGGGCCTATGGTTTCGTAGGTATGCCTCTTACCCTTCTCGGCAGTCcacaaagtttccttttatcCAGTAGCAGATCTGAGCGTATTTGAGAGGTGTGATTCTCACCGCTACATTAAATTCCTGAGACGCCCCTTGTCGCTCCACCCACTGATGCCCAGAAAACACGCCTATCACCTTCCGCTCCCAGCGCCGGCGCTGTCCATCCCACATCCGGGCGTAGACTCCGGACCCGCTGGCACCGGGCTGAGCATCACAATGCTGGTACAGCAGGTCGGACGTCTCCTCGCCAGCCCGACAGAACCGATACACCAGCTTGCCTGGACGGTCATTATCAAATCCTGAGAAGTGGACTCGTCGACCTGGCAGCCTCTGAGCTGGGGGACTGACTCCTAACTTCATATGGCGGCGTTTGTGGGGTTTCTTGAGTTCAAGCAAAGCATAGTCATAGTCCATCCCAATGTCATTGGCATTCCCTTTAATCCATCCTTTGGGCACATGGGTGCGCTTGGCTCTGATCCACTGGAACTTCATTTTTTCGTTGGTTGGTGGAGTGTAAGGAGCAGAGCCACCTTCAACATGGTTGGTGAAGTTGGAGGGAAGGTAAAAGGGAGAAGCCTGTGTGTCTCGTTGCTTGGTTTTTAGAAACCCAACCCGGAGCTTCTGGGCTCCTTTCACATAGTTTTTCCCATCATGAACACAATGAGCCGCTGTGAGAACATGACGGTCCCCCACCAATGTTCCAGAACACCCAGTGGACAGCTTGACAGCCACAGAGAATGGATATTTAAGCAGGAAGTTCTGCCCAGCAATGCTAAAACGCCCATCATGGCCGAAGATCTGTCGCTTCCTCCTGACATGTGACCGTTCAGCCTTCCCAGACGACCCTGAGGCGTAGGCCGGGCTGGTGTTAGAACTGGGGTCGTAGCCGTAGATCCCAATGGCGGTCTCAGTAAGTTGACCATCAGAGTGTAGTGTCTCATAGGCCAGAAGACTCCGCAGGTCCCAGTAGCTCGGGCGAGGGGCCCTTTTGTGGCATTCTGGGTCACAGGGCGAGCTGACCTCCAAGCGGGCCGGAGACAGGAAATGAGGGGCTGATCGAGCCTCAGTCTGCTGTGGGAGGACCACAGGGACGCGCTGTAGAACCCACTGGGgacgggaggaggaggaaaaaacaGGGGGAAGGAAGAGGACGAATAAGAGGGACATAAACCTGTGGATGGACATGAGGACAGATGAGGTGAACTTATGTACTAATGACCCATTCACTGTCAATGACCTCAAAACATTTCTGCAGAAGTTATGTGGTTTTGTTGAACCTGACCGAAACCAGCATCGTGGAATTATAATTACAACCaccagttttttattttttatttttatcagtgCTGGAATTTGGCAGCTGTCCATGTTTTTAATGCTGTAAATATGGCCGACAGGGCAAAGATCAGGCATAACTAGACACTGCTGGAAACATTCCTGAAGTGGCCTGGGGATTTGCCTTATTAATAAATGAGTTATTAAACATGAATAAAGATTTGAATTATAAACCCATTAAGATGGGTGACTTATAAGAAAAAATGTCTGAATAACATTTTGTTGCACTGAATATAGACTGTAGTTTTGTAAATGGGTTAGAGGTAATgaagacgtttttttttatgacacatATGGGACTAGGCTAAAAtatgtcattaagtgtcataaAAGAGTGCGGAGATATAATAAAGTCATACACATACCATGACATAGCTGAATCTTGCAACTCCAAACACATAAATGTAAGGGCAGATTATTTAGGCTATTTTAAGGGGAATAGGTATTTtctgaaaataataatttagcACTGCATCATTACAATTTTACAGTAGAGTTAAGATGTATTTCTTAATTTACAAGTTTTCCGCTGCTTACAGACCTCTCTGACTTCTGTAAATCCTTCCGTTACGTGCGGACGAACCGGACATAGAGGTGACTTACCGGGGGACCGCAGCCTGGGAGCGCATAGTTTGGCTTCTGCAGGTGAGCCGGTGGTCGAACACTAAGGGTAAAACCCGCGATGGCAGTTTAACTGGTGAGCACTCCTGCTGCAAAGAAAAGAGGCTTCTCGGCGCTTTTTTCAGGAACTGACGACTTTATTTATTCCGTGACAGTCTGGAGTTTTCTGAAGGCAGCAGCCGGGTCGACAGCGGAGGAGTTGGATCATTGTGCGCTGCTGGAGGAGGcggtctgtccgtctgtctatccgtctgtctgtctgtctgtctgtctgtctgtctgtctgtctgtctgtgctcaCACTGTCACATCTGCCGACGAGAATATACAAAGTGAGTATATCCTCACCGACACGGTCATGAGACGCATCACATCAATGCTGCTGGTTACCAATTAACTGCCgttcctcctcctttctcttcGGATCAATAGGAAATAAAGTTAACGATGATTCAATTAGGTCTGAATTGTTTAAAAAGTTTTGTGCACTGGGTAGGCCTATTACACATCCATCGCGTTAAATAAGGGCTCCATTTAATTATTTCCTTTATCGATTAACCGGTTTGAATCAAttaatatatttgttttctaTAGAATTTCAGTAAACAATGAACATGCAAGTTCACAAAAACCAAAATGACAGATTTAGTTTGCTTACTTTGTCTGAACAATAAAACATCCGAAAGGGATTCAGTCACAGTGTTCAACAAAGAAATCTTGCAAATACTTGCATATGAAAAGGGGCAATTCTTTCTTCAATATATGactcaaaaatataaatacagactATATTACTGTGGATAACTGAAaacgatttatttattttctgttgatcacTGTAATATGGTATTTCTTTCTTATAAGTCCCCCATCTTAATGGGTTTATAattcatatatttattaatgtttaataactCATTTATTAATGTATATATGAGTTACAAGGCATTAAGAAGAATAACTTGAGTTACAAGGTTGTGAAAACTCCCTTTCTGCTTGGTAGTTATAAATGTTGGTAATTCATTTACACATGCGAAGCTATTTGGTCTGCAGATACATATAACGGCTTATTTATTAGGAAGTTATGCTCATTCAAAACAGATATCCAGTAGCCTCTTTATAATTGTTTAAAATTTGGATTTTTATTACAAGCCATACTTCGATTGACATTTTGTTACTAACAGGCCAAAACAGCTGGACGGAGGCGTGTGCTGGCtgtcaaactgtgtgtgtgtgtgtgtgtgtgagagagagagagagagagagagagagagagagagagagagagagaagttgcACTTCCGTACAGTGACCTACTCGCCACACAAACACTGACCCACATTCATTCTTTAGATCGGGCAACATGACATgattctccctctctgtctcacacacacacacacacacacatccacaaagGCCACCAAGTACTCATTAAACGCACATACTTCAATGTTTTGCCCAAACACACTTTCCCCCCCTTTAATTCACTGGGTTGATCAGCCTCATGAGTCTTGGCAATCACACAAGCTGTTTATTTCACAACAAAAGCTCTCTCATTTCACATCATAAGGCTGTGATTATTCTCTCTGAAATATGACATTTACAGTCAAAGGTGACCGTACTGCTATTATGACTGGAAGTTTGATTTCTACCTGACCCACCCATGCGGAAAATGTGCAAGCTGTTGATATTATGCTATGTAATGATTTCATTAGGCTCAACTGCCACCAGAAAgacggagagaaagaaagaacaagAGGAGTGGTGAGTGGGGACTCATGCATGGCTGAACAGTTAACCAACCTCCACCCATCTCTCCTTGTCCTGCAGCAAATTGCTCGTATGTGGACTTTGTAATGAAAACCGCAGTGCCAAAAATTAGAGCTGCATTACAGAAATATCTGATCCTTGTACGTTATGTTAATTTTGCTCTAAAGTTCTtcataaaatgagaaaatactcAATATTTTGTCAAGTTAATTCACACAGGAGTTTACTAAAATAGGCCTTACCATGGTAACATGGTAATGGTGTTAATTTCATATAGACTATTGAATTACCAGAAAAACATGCCATATTGTGTTCTATATCTAATCGAGGTATTAAATTACCTATGTTGGTATAGAAGATTTTTCCCTACATGCAGCtgagtttttttaactgaaatatTAAACCTCTGAGAACCATTTTTTGCCTGTTTTATGGGAAGGACAGGGGCTCTTCAGAGGGAGATAGCAGGTCAACATTATATGCCACATAGTGGAATATCATCTGAAAGCTGGTATTTTGAAGATTAATTTGAGATGCTGCTCAGCTGTGTCAGGTTTTTCTAGTCA carries:
- the tmem39a gene encoding transmembrane protein 39A — protein: MPGGRRGPSRQQLSRSALPSLQTLVGSNLGNGIGLRSRSSNAVGLSAPPLSALITPEPVRHSRIPELPLDSSLLFEFLLFLYLLVALFVQYINIYRTVWWYPYSHPAASTSLNFHLMDYHLAIFITVMLARRLVWTIVSEVSQSSGRSLLRYVVLIAARLSLLTMCGWVLCWTLVNLCKNYSVLNLLFLGYPFGVYVPLCCFHQEGGKSQTAPADCDYPANHQQTDLTETPIFRPRDFLFLLRENLREQFSSPPHMPTHTCPPHTHSHTPELIRAEVEELKSDFNRRIKEVLFNSLFSAYYVAFLPLCFVKSTQYYDMRWSCEHLIMVWINAFVMLMSQLLPPSYCDLLHRSAAHLGRWQKLEHGSYSNAPQHVWSESTIWPQGVLVRHSRSLYKAVGTYNVALPSDVSHARFYFLFHKPLRILNLLIWIESSVVLYQLYSLLRSERWNHTLSLGLILFCNYYVLFKLLRDRIVLGKAYSYPLSSNSLGLKSQ
- the LOC120555913 gene encoding serine protease 23-like: MRSQAAVPRFMSLLFVLFLPPVFSSSSRPQWVLQRVPVVLPQQTEARSAPHFLSPARLEVSSPCDPECHKRAPRPSYWDLRSLLAYETLHSDGQLTETAIGIYGYDPSSNTSPAYASGSSGKAERSHVRRKRQIFGHDGRFSIAGQNFLLKYPFSVAVKLSTGCSGTLVGDRHVLTAAHCVHDGKNYVKGAQKLRVGFLKTKQRDTQASPFYLPSNFTNHVEGGSAPYTPPTNEKMKFQWIRAKRTHVPKGWIKGNANDIGMDYDYALLELKKPHKRRHMKLGVSPPAQRLPGRRVHFSGFDNDRPGKLVYRFCRAGEETSDLLYQHCDAQPGASGSGVYARMWDGQRRRWERKVIGVFSGHQWVERQGASQEFNVAVRITPLKYAQICYWIKGNFVDCREG